GACCGGTCGGCCGTCGCGCCTGGCGCCACGGGCAGCCGCACCGGGACCCGCGAGGGGGTGTGCCCGGACCGAGCGGCGGCCCGCACCGACGAGGTCGGTGCTGCGGTGGCGCGCGAAGTCGACCGCCGAGGGCGGTCGCCGAGGTCAGCGTACGCCGTCACGAGGACGACGGCGGCCACGCGCCGCGGGGCCCCCGCCGCGACCGGCCGCCGGCGCGCACAGGCACGGCGTCCCGGGCGCCGTCCACCGACCTCCGCTCCCCCGCCGGCCGTGGTGCGGCGGCCCGGAGCATCGAGCCGTGACGTCACGACGCCCCCGCGCCGCCCACCGCCCCGCACCGTCGCGTGCCGCCGGGAGGTGGGGCGTCGGTGCGGCCGTGGTGGTGGCGCTGCTGCTCCCGGCGCCTCCCGCCGCGGCGACCCCGCTCGGTCCGCCGGTGCCGTCGTCGGTGGTCGGCGCCTCCGCCGGCCCGCTCCCCGGGCCACCCCCCGGTGCCGCGGGCGCCGCGCCGTCCCGCGCCGCGCCGTCCCGCGCCGCGGGGGCGCGGGCCGTGCCGACCGGTCGATGGTCGTGGCCCCTCGCGCCGGAGCCCCGCGTCGTCCGCGGCTTCGACCCGCCGGCGCGACGGTGGCTCGCGGGGCACCGCGGCGTCGACCTCGCGGCCACGCCCGGGAGCGCCGTCGTGTCGCCCGTCGACGGCGAGGTGGTGTGGGCCCGCCGGGTCGTCGACCGCGGGGTCGTCGTCGTCCTCGGGCCGGGGGGACGGCGCGCGACCCTCGAGCCGGTGGACGCGTCCGTGGCCGTCGGCGACCGGGTCGCCCGCGGTCAGCGCCTCGGCACGCTCGCGGCCGGCCACTGCCCCGGCGGCTGCCTCCACTGGGGCGTGCGCGAGGGCACCGGCCCACGGGCGGCCTACCTCGACCCGTTGGCGCTGCTGGGCCCGGCGGCCCCGCCGGTGCTCCTGCCGCTGCCGCGCGGGCCGCGCCTCAGCTGACGTCGGCCAGCTTGGTGCGCAGCTGCAGCACGGCCTTGGAGTGCATCTGGCAGATGCGGGACTCGGTGACGCCGAGGACGCGGCCGATCTCGGCCAGCGTCATCCCCTCGTAGTAGTAGAGCGTGACGACGATCTTCTCCCGCTCGGACAGCTGGTCGATGGCGCGGGCGAGGAGGAACTTCGTCTCCTCGCCCTCGAACGCCATGACGGGGTCCTCGGCCGAGGTGTCCTCGAGCGTGTCGCCGAGGGAGAGGCCGCCGCCGCCGTCGCCGCCCTTGTCGCCGCCGGACATCAGCTCGTCCAGCGCGACGAGGTTGACGTAGGAGACCTGGCTGAAGATGTGGTGGAGGTCCTTGAGCGGGATGCCCATCTTCGCCGCGACCTCGGGCTCGGTGGGCGTGCGGTGCAGCGTCGCCTCGAGCTCGGCGTAGGTCTTCTCCACCTCGCGGGCCTTGCTCCGCACCGAGCGGGGGATCCAGTCGAGGGCGCGCAGCTCGTCGATGATGGCGCCGCGGATGCGCTGGATCGCGTAGGTCTCGAACTTGATGGCCCGTTCGAGGTCGTACTTCTCGATGGCGTCGATGAGGCCGAAGACGCCGTAGCTGACGAGGTCCGCCTGCTCGACGTTGGACGGCAGGCCCACGCCGACGCGGCCGGCGACGAACTTGACGAGCGGCGAGTAGTGGAGGATCAGCCGCTCGCGGACGCCGGCGTCACCGGTCTCCTTGAAGGTCACCCAGAGCCGGCGGACGGCCTCCTCGGCCTCGGGCGAGGGCGGGGGTCGCCGGCCGGCGCGGGGCGCGGGCGCGGTGCCCCCGGCACCGTCCGCCGCGGGCGTCGTCCGCTCGGTCACGAGACCTCCTCGGGTCCGCCGTCGGGTCCCCCCGACGGACGGGTCGCTCCTGCACCGCCCGGGCGGCGGCCGTCGCCGCTACGCACGGGGGTGCGCCTGGTGGTAGCCGGAGCGGAGCCGCTCGACCGACACGTGGGTGTACAGCTGGGTGGTGGACAGGCTGGCGTGGCCCAGCAGCTCTTGGACGGTCCTGAGGTCGGCCCCTCCGTCGAGCAGGTGCGTGGCCGTGCTGTGACGCAGCGTATGGGGAGTGACCTCTCGTGACACGTTGTTCCCGGAGGTCGCGGCCGTCCGCCCCACGACCCGCCGCGCCGAGCGCTGGTCCCACCGGCCGCCGCGGGCCCCCAGGAGGAGCGCGGGACCGCTGCCGTCGACGGCGAGCGCCGGGCGCCCGCGGGCCAGCCACGCGTCGAGGGCGTCCTGCGCCGGGCGGCCGTACGGGACCACGCGCTCCTTCGCGCCCTTGCCGAGCACCCGCACGGTGAGGCGGTGCCGGTCGACGTCGTCGACGTCGAGCCCCACGAGCTCCCCGACCCGGATCCCCGTGGCGTAGAGCAGCTCCAGCGCGGCGACGTCGCGCAGGGCGGCCGGGTCGCCGCCCTCGGCGGCACGTGCCGCCGTCGTGAGGACGTCGGCCGCGCCGGCGGCGCTGAGCACGGCGGGCAGCGAGGCCGGGCGCCGCGGCGAGCGCAGGCGCAGCGCGGGGTCGACGGCGACCTCACCCGTCCGGAGCAGCCACGCGGTGAAGGTGCGGGCCGACGCGGCCCGCCGCGCCGTCGTCGACCGCGCGGGGACCCGGGCGGCCCGCCCGCCGGTCGTCACGTCCGAGGCCAGCCACGCGCGCAGCCCCGCGAGGTCGAGGCCCCGGGCCAGGCTCCCCCGCTCCTCGCCGCCCCCCGCCGCGGCGACCGCGCCGAGCAGGGACCGCACGTCGCCGAGGTACGCGCGGACGGTGTGGGCCGAGCGGCCGCGCTCGTGCGTGAGGTGCTCCGCGAAGCGCTCGAGGAGGCGCTCGTCCTCGACCGGGAGCACCGAGGAGGACGGGTCCGCGCGCACGGCGGTCTGCGTCGGCTCCCCCACCGCCCCACCGTCGCCCATCGCGACGGTCCGCGGCAACGCGTGACGATCACGGGACGGTCACGACTCGTGCCCGGGGTCACGACCGGCCGTCCCGCGGGCGGTGGGCGGGTCGTCGGCGCCGGGCGACGGCGGCCCCGCCGCTCACGTCCGCCGCCACAGCGACCCCCGCTCGTCGGCCCCCACCTCCTCGGCGTGCCCGCCCAGGACCAGCCGGCCGAGGGCCGCCGCGGCCGTGCGCTCGTCCACGCCGGCGGCCCGCGCCACCGCGGCGACCGGCGCGCCCCGCCGCACCGGCAGCGCGTCCGCGACGCGGAGGTCGTCGCCCTCCAGGCCGTCGAGCGGCCGGCGGCGCCCGGACAGGCGGCGCCGCTCGGGCACGTCGACCGCGGCGCCCGACGGGGCCTCGAGCAGCTCGAGCACCTCCGACGCCTCCGTGACGCACGTGGCCTGCAGCTCGCGCATGACCCGGTGGCAGCCCGCCGAGGTCGCGGACGTGACGGGGCCGGGCACCGCGCCCAGCGGGCGCAGGAGGCCGGCGGCGCGCGTGGCGGTGCTCAGCGCGCCGGAGCGCCACGCCGCCTCGACGAGGACGACGGCGCCGGAGGCCGCCGCGATGAGCCGGTTGCGCTCGAGGAAGCGCCACCGCGTCGGGGCCGCGCCCGGCGCCTGCTCGGTGAGGACGACCCCGTCCTCGGCCACGCGGCCGAGCAGCGCCTCGTGCGCCACCGGGTACGCCCGGTCGACGCCGCAGGCGAGCACCGCGGCCGTCCGCCCCCCGACCGCGAGGGCGGCCCGGTGGGCGGCGGCGTCGATGCCGAAGGCCCCGCCGGAGAGGACGGCCACGCCCCGCTCCACGAGGCCGGCGGCCAGCTCGGCCGTGACGTGCTCGCCGTAGGGCGTGGACGCCCGCGCCCCGACGAGCGCGACGGACCGCCGGGCGAGCGCCGCCGCCGAGCCACCACCGCGGACCCACAGGCACGGCGGGCAGGCCTCGCCGAGGTCCGCGAGCCGCTCCGGCCACTCCTCGTCCCCCGGCACGAGGACGCGGCCGCCCAGCCGGGCGACGACCTCGGCGTCCCGCCGCGGGTCGAGGCCGTCGAGCCGCGGCCGCCACCGCTGCAGCCCCGTCCGGAGCGCCGCCCGGGCCCGCGGGGTGCCCAGCCGCTCGGTCTCCGGCCCGTCGGCGTTGCCGCCGAGGACGACGTCGAGCGCCGCGACCGGCCCGAGCGCGGACCGGAGGGCGTCGGCGACGGCGTCGCCCGGCTCCGCGAGACGGCTCCACGCCGCCCTGGCCCACCGGTCCTCCCCCGCCCACGCCGCCGCCGGCCGCCCGTCGCCGCTCACGCCGCCACCGCCCGTCCGCGCAGCCGCAGCAGGAGCGCGGCGCCCACGTGGTCGCGGTCCGGCGCGGCGGCGCCCTCGAGGTCCGCCAGCGTCCACGCCGTCCGCAGCACGCGGTCGTAGCCGCGGACCGTCAGGCGCCCGCCGTCGAGCGCGACGTCGAGGTCGTGGACGACGTCCGGCGGACGGCGCAGCGCCCCGCGCAGGAGCGGCCCGGGCGCCTCGCCGTTGCACCGGGCGCCGGTCCCCCGCAGCCGCTCCGCCTGCGCGGCACGGGCGGTGGCGACCCGGGCCGCGACGACGGCGGTCGTCTCCTCCCCTCCGGCCGTGGCGAGGGCGACGCGGGTGGGCGCCGCCACCTCGACCTGGAGGTCCACCCGGTCGAGCAGCGGGCCGGAGAGCCGGGCGAGGTACCGGCGGCGCGCCACGGGGGCGCAGCTGCACGCGTCCCCCTTGCCCGACGCCTGCCCGCACGGGCAGGGGTTGGCCGCCATGACGAGCTGGAAGCGCGCCGGGTACCGCGCCGAGCCGCCGGCACGGGCCACGACGAGGGAGCCCTGCTCCAGCGGCTGGCGCAGGGCCTCGAGGACGTCGGCGCGGAACTCGGGCGCCTCGTCGAGGAAGAGCACGCCCCGGTGGGCGCGCGAGGCGGCCCCGGGCCGGACGACGCCGCTGCCGCCCCCGATGACGGCCGGGGCCGTGGCCGTGTGGTGCGGGTCCTCGAAGGGCGGGCGCCGCAGCAGCCCCCCGGTCGCGTCGAAGGTGCCGGCGACGGAGTGGACGGCCGTGACCTCGACGGCCTCGGTGTCGTCGAGGTCGGGCAGCAGGCCCGGCAGCCGCGCCGCCAGCATCGTCTTGCCGGCGCCCGGGGGTCCGAGCAGGAGCAGGTGGTGCCCGCCGGCGGCCGCCACCTCGACGGCCCGCCGGGCCTCCGCCTGGCCGACGACGTCGGCCAGGTCCGGGGCCGGCCGGCCCGCCGCGGGAGCGGCGGCGGCGGACGGCTCGTCGACGTCCGGCGGGTCCGCGCCGTCGTCCACCTCGCCGCCGTGGCCGCGGACGACGTCCGCGAGGGAGCGCGCCCCGCGCACGCGCGCCCCCGGCACGAGCTCGGCCTCGGCCGCGTTCTCGGCCGGGACGACGACGCGCGGCAGCCCGGCGGCGACGGCCGCCACCACGGCGGGCAGGACGCCGCGAACGGGACGCAGCCGTCCGTCGAGGCCCAGCTCGCCGAGGTGCACCCAGCCGCGCACGACGTCGCGGTCGAGGACGCCCTCCGCGGCGAGGACCGCGACGGCGACGGCCAGGTCGAAGCCGGAGCCCTGCTTCGGCAGGGACGCGGGCGACAGGCCCACGACGACCCGCCGCGACGGCAGGCCGCAGCCGATGCCGGCCAGGGCGGCCCGCACCCGGTCGCGCGCCTGGCCGAGCGAGGTGTCCGGCAGCCCCGTGACGACGAAGGCCGGGAGGCCGGGCGTGACGAAGGCCTCGACGTCGACGACCGCACCGGACAGCCCCACGAGCGAGATGCCGCGCGTCGCCCCGAGCCCCATCACGCCACCCCGCGGAGGTGCTCGACGCGGGCGGCGCCGCGCGCGGGGCGCAGCACCGCCACGGCGTCGACCCGCAGGGCCGCCGCCCGCTCGCCCGTGGCGTCCGCGAAGGCGACGAGCAGCCGTCGCACCCGGGCCGCCTTGGCCGGCGTCACCGCCTCGAAGGGGTGCCCCGCCCCGGGCAGCCCGTCGGCGCCGCACCGCCGCGTCTTCACCTCGACGGCGACGAGCGTCCCGCCCTCCCGGGCGACGACGTCGAGCTCGCCGCGCACCCCGCCGGGCGACGACGGCGCCCGCCAGTTCCGGGCGACCACCTCCATCCCGGCCCGCTCCAGGTGCGCCACGGCCACCTGCTCGCCGTAGCGCCCCACCGCGTCCTTCGCGCGCACCCCGACCACCTCCGCGGCGGACGCTGCCGCGGGACGGCCGGCGCCGGGGCGCTCCCGGGGGCGGCGGTGGAGGGTCGGCGCGCGTCACGGCCCTGTGGACGGCGCAGGGACGCCCGCCGGCGTCGGGCCGCGCGGCGCCACGGTGCTACGGCCCCCGGGCCCCGCCGCCGGCGCGTCCGGGTCGTGGCACGCGAGCGTGTCGTGGCCACACATCGCGGTGCAGAGGCGACGCACGAGCGCGTCATGGCCACACGTCGCGGTCAGGAGGCGACGCGGGCACGCGTCATGGCCGCACGTCGCGGTGGGGAGCCACGGACGGAGGGGGCGGACGCGCGCCCCGGCGGATCAGGTCTCGGGGACCTCGAGGTCGGCCTTGGCCAGCTCCTCGACGTTGACGTCCTTGAAGGTCACCACGCGGACCTGCTTCACGAAGCGGGCGGAGCGGTAGACGTCCCACACCCAGGCGTCGGTGAGCGTGAGCTCGAACCAGACCTCGCCGTCGGTGCTGCGCGGCACGAGGTCGACGGAGTTCGCGAGGTAGAAGCGGCGCTCCGTCTCGACGACGTAGGCGAAGAGGCCGACGACGTCGCGGTACTCGCGGTAGAGCGCGAGCTCCATCTCGGTCTCGTAGTCCTCGAGGTCCTCGGCGCTCACTCGGCCCTCTCCCACGCGCTCGGCGCCGGCCGGCCGGCCGGCGTGACGGCGCCCATCCTGCCCGACGCCGCGGGGTCGTCCGCGCCGCGCCTGGCGTCCGCGCGGTCGGCGTCCCCCCGGCCCT
The genomic region above belongs to Pseudokineococcus lusitanus and contains:
- a CDS encoding peptidoglycan DD-metalloendopeptidase family protein, whose translation is MPTGRWSWPLAPEPRVVRGFDPPARRWLAGHRGVDLAATPGSAVVSPVDGEVVWARRVVDRGVVVVLGPGGRRATLEPVDASVAVGDRVARGQRLGTLAAGHCPGGCLHWGVREGTGPRAAYLDPLALLGPAAPPVLLPLPRGPRLS
- the whiG gene encoding RNA polymerase sigma factor WhiG, giving the protein MTERTTPAADGAGGTAPAPRAGRRPPPSPEAEEAVRRLWVTFKETGDAGVRERLILHYSPLVKFVAGRVGVGLPSNVEQADLVSYGVFGLIDAIEKYDLERAIKFETYAIQRIRGAIIDELRALDWIPRSVRSKAREVEKTYAELEATLHRTPTEPEVAAKMGIPLKDLHHIFSQVSYVNLVALDELMSGGDKGGDGGGGLSLGDTLEDTSAEDPVMAFEGEETKFLLARAIDQLSEREKIVVTLYYYEGMTLAEIGRVLGVTESRICQMHSKAVLQLRTKLADVS
- a CDS encoding tyrosine recombinase XerC; its protein translation is MGEPTQTAVRADPSSSVLPVEDERLLERFAEHLTHERGRSAHTVRAYLGDVRSLLGAVAAAGGGEERGSLARGLDLAGLRAWLASDVTTGGRAARVPARSTTARRAASARTFTAWLLRTGEVAVDPALRLRSPRRPASLPAVLSAAGAADVLTTAARAAEGGDPAALRDVAALELLYATGIRVGELVGLDVDDVDRHRLTVRVLGKGAKERVVPYGRPAQDALDAWLARGRPALAVDGSGPALLLGARGGRWDQRSARRVVGRTAATSGNNVSREVTPHTLRHSTATHLLDGGADLRTVQELLGHASLSTTQLYTHVSVERLRSGYHQAHPRA
- the dprA gene encoding DNA-processing protein DprA codes for the protein MSGDGRPAAAWAGEDRWARAAWSRLAEPGDAVADALRSALGPVAALDVVLGGNADGPETERLGTPRARAALRTGLQRWRPRLDGLDPRRDAEVVARLGGRVLVPGDEEWPERLADLGEACPPCLWVRGGGSAAALARRSVALVGARASTPYGEHVTAELAAGLVERGVAVLSGGAFGIDAAAHRAALAVGGRTAAVLACGVDRAYPVAHEALLGRVAEDGVVLTEQAPGAAPTRWRFLERNRLIAAASGAVVLVEAAWRSGALSTATRAAGLLRPLGAVPGPVTSATSAGCHRVMRELQATCVTEASEVLELLEAPSGAAVDVPERRRLSGRRRPLDGLEGDDLRVADALPVRRGAPVAAVARAAGVDERTAAAALGRLVLGGHAEEVGADERGSLWRRT
- a CDS encoding YifB family Mg chelatase-like AAA ATPase, giving the protein MGLGATRGISLVGLSGAVVDVEAFVTPGLPAFVVTGLPDTSLGQARDRVRAALAGIGCGLPSRRVVVGLSPASLPKQGSGFDLAVAVAVLAAEGVLDRDVVRGWVHLGELGLDGRLRPVRGVLPAVVAAVAAGLPRVVVPAENAAEAELVPGARVRGARSLADVVRGHGGEVDDGADPPDVDEPSAAAAPAAGRPAPDLADVVGQAEARRAVEVAAAGGHHLLLLGPPGAGKTMLAARLPGLLPDLDDTEAVEVTAVHSVAGTFDATGGLLRRPPFEDPHHTATAPAVIGGGSGVVRPGAASRAHRGVLFLDEAPEFRADVLEALRQPLEQGSLVVARAGGSARYPARFQLVMAANPCPCGQASGKGDACSCAPVARRRYLARLSGPLLDRVDLQVEVAAPTRVALATAGGEETTAVVAARVATARAAQAERLRGTGARCNGEAPGPLLRGALRRPPDVVHDLDVALDGGRLTVRGYDRVLRTAWTLADLEGAAAPDRDHVGAALLLRLRGRAVAA
- a CDS encoding YraN family protein; translation: MRAKDAVGRYGEQVAVAHLERAGMEVVARNWRAPSSPGGVRGELDVVAREGGTLVAVEVKTRRCGADGLPGAGHPFEAVTPAKAARVRRLLVAFADATGERAAALRVDAVAVLRPARGAARVEHLRGVA
- a CDS encoding DUF2469 domain-containing protein, producing the protein MSAEDLEDYETEMELALYREYRDVVGLFAYVVETERRFYLANSVDLVPRSTDGEVWFELTLTDAWVWDVYRSARFVKQVRVVTFKDVNVEELAKADLEVPET